Within Amycolatopsis sp. FDAARGOS 1241, the genomic segment GCCTGGCACCGGGTCTTGTTCCGCACGGGTGCCCGGGAGGACATCGTCGCGACGGGCAACCGAGTGGTCGTGGCCGGCCTGGCGTGCCTGGGGCTCGCGATCACGACCACGGTCGCCTTGATCGTGAAGGTCGTGTACGGCCCGGGGGCGATGGTGGCCGTGGCCGGGCTCGTGCTGGCGCTGTTCGCGATCCTGTGGGCGGTGGTCCCGCGGGTGCTCCGGCGGCGCGACTGACGTCGGGCATCGGCGGCTCCTTCCGTTCCACGACCACGGTTACCCGCGGGCGGGCCGGGTAACCGGCTGGCGATGACCGAGTTCGAAGGCCGCCGCCGGATGGCAGGCTCCGCCGCGCACGTGTACTCGGTGGCTGCGGACACCCGACAGCTCGACGCGTGGCTGCCGGGCCGTGCCGTCGTACACGAGGGCGAGCCGCCGGGCCTCGACGTCGACGTGCACTCACCCGACGGAGCCGATCGGCCGCCGGTGGTGCTGACCGCGCAGCGGGACCGGCTGCGGCTCGAGTGGGGTCGCCGCACTGACGTGCACCGCGGGTGGCTGCAGGTCACGTCGGCCGGCGACGACAGCAGCCTCGCGACGCTGAACGTC encodes:
- a CDS encoding DUF6328 family protein — encoded protein: MKSRTGETHNEQLGRNVNELLQELRVAQAGVQILFGFLLTVVFTSQFHAASGFEKGLHLSAVLLAVSATALLAAPAAWHRVLFRTGAREDIVATGNRVVVAGLACLGLAITTTVALIVKVVYGPGAMVAVAGLVLALFAILWAVVPRVLRRRD
- a CDS encoding SRPBCC family protein; the encoded protein is MTEFEGRRRMAGSAAHVYSVAADTRQLDAWLPGRAVVHEGEPPGLDVDVHSPDGADRPPVVLTAQRDRLRLEWGRRTDVHRGWLQVTSAGDDSSLATLNVAFPGAAEDVQSTVEESLRRLANLVTGNG